A region from the Nitrospiraceae bacterium genome encodes:
- a CDS encoding type B 50S ribosomal protein L31: protein MKKGIHPTGYRAVVFHDVAVDKKWIMMSTVETSLTTVGEDGQVYPMYRVETSMYSHPFYTGTQRIVDAEGRVEKFNRKYQTGQKSGGANVSRPR, encoded by the coding sequence ATGAAAAAAGGGATTCATCCGACAGGGTACCGTGCCGTCGTCTTTCACGACGTGGCTGTCGATAAAAAATGGATCATGATGTCCACCGTGGAAACCAGCCTCACGACCGTGGGGGAGGACGGGCAGGTCTACCCGATGTATAGGGTTGAAACATCCATGTATTCTCATCCGTTCTACACCGGCACACAACGAATTGTCGATGCGGAGGGGCGCGTGGAAAAGTTTAATCGGAAATACCAAACAGGGCAAAAATCGGGGGGCGCAAATGTTTCGCGACCCAGGTAA
- a CDS encoding GTP-binding protein, with amino-acid sequence MPSPAVRTNALPVTVLSGFLGSGKTSLLNHVLHNREGLRVAVIVNDMSHVNIDAALIKQGGAALSRTDERLVEMSNGCICCTLRDDLLVEIARLAGEQRFDYLLIESTGISEPLPVAETFFFEDEQGKSLSNVARLDTMVTVVDAGNFIADYRAAEDLKTHGLHLSEEDERTITDLLIDQVEFADVLVINKTDLISDRQQAELRGILEALNPDAIMVPARHGQVALCTILNTGRFDFERASGAAGWMKVLAGEGRSEADEYGIHSFVYRARKPFHPERLWRRLHETCDGVLRTKGFVWLASRPDWIGIWSQAGGVGAMQGGGRWYAAMPKHEWNVDAEDERRLEALWDPVYGDRQQELVVIGQHIDEAALTRMLDECLLTDNEWQRGLDVWVGSSDPFPPWTTESLIEE; translated from the coding sequence ATGCCATCGCCGGCTGTTCGCACCAACGCCCTGCCGGTGACCGTGCTGTCGGGATTTCTCGGATCAGGCAAGACCTCGCTGTTGAATCACGTGCTGCACAATCGGGAAGGGCTGCGTGTCGCGGTCATCGTCAATGACATGAGCCACGTCAATATCGATGCCGCGCTCATCAAGCAGGGTGGTGCGGCTCTGAGCCGCACGGATGAACGTTTGGTTGAAATGAGCAATGGGTGCATCTGTTGCACGCTACGCGATGATCTATTGGTCGAAATTGCCCGATTGGCCGGAGAGCAACGGTTTGACTATCTGCTGATCGAATCCACAGGGATATCGGAACCGCTCCCGGTAGCCGAAACGTTTTTCTTTGAAGATGAGCAGGGGAAATCTCTGTCGAACGTCGCCCGGTTGGATACGATGGTCACTGTCGTCGACGCGGGGAACTTTATCGCGGACTATCGTGCAGCCGAGGATTTGAAGACGCACGGTCTGCACCTCAGCGAAGAGGACGAGCGGACGATTACCGATCTGCTCATTGATCAGGTCGAGTTTGCCGATGTGCTGGTCATCAATAAAACCGATTTGATTTCAGATCGGCAGCAGGCCGAATTGCGGGGAATTCTCGAGGCTCTCAATCCGGACGCGATCATGGTGCCCGCGCGGCATGGGCAGGTGGCGCTATGCACGATTCTCAATACGGGCCGGTTTGATTTTGAGCGTGCCAGCGGGGCTGCCGGTTGGATGAAGGTGTTGGCGGGCGAAGGCCGGTCGGAAGCCGACGAGTATGGCATTCACAGTTTTGTCTATCGTGCACGAAAACCCTTTCATCCTGAACGCCTGTGGAGGCGGCTGCATGAAACCTGTGACGGGGTGTTGCGTACGAAGGGATTTGTGTGGCTGGCCTCTCGTCCTGACTGGATTGGCATCTGGTCGCAGGCGGGCGGGGTGGGGGCGATGCAGGGGGGCGGGCGATGGTATGCCGCCATGCCAAAACATGAGTGGAATGTGGATGCTGAGGACGAGCGGCGACTGGAAGCGCTCTGGGATCCCGTGTATGGGGATCGTCAACAGGAGCTTGTCGTGATCGGCCAGCATATCGATGAGGCGGCGCTGACACGGATGCTGGACGAATGTCTCTTGACGGATAACGAATGGCAGAGGGGGCTGGATGTTTGGGTCGGATCCAGTGATCCCTTCCCTCCCTGGACGACTGAGTCACTGATAGAAGAGTGA
- a CDS encoding GTP-binding protein: MFRDPGKQSCESVDAQGWLPVTLVSGFFGAGKSALIRHLLGHRGSQRWALLVSDRSERLEEICAWDTKGVQPFYFGEALVELMGRCVGCSFRQNFTEAVLAIAQLWKFDRLIVECSGLTEPEFVVELFNDAMAEGGALASVACLDQMVTVVDGETLWENLHSSDQLRDRGLSSGADDNRSISGLLVDQIEYSSLLVLNKLDRVPLTRQIRLTRLLEHLNPEATVLRGTYGAVPVESVLAERPCRQEPVSFQPGWLKMVEGMSISPAVCDTQWTTGLFQATRPFHPGRFWEMIKEDWPGVLRVRGYFWLASQPDRCLVWAQTAGVCHLEWVGNWWAATPEIEWPGDEEFRRTLAKDWTVEFGDRRQVLAFIGYRVDLEECFHRLRTCLVTPSEALMGEAEWTNFDEPVVLTGQEGWLSDEDEERD; the protein is encoded by the coding sequence ATGTTTCGCGACCCAGGTAAACAGAGCTGCGAATCAGTCGATGCGCAGGGATGGCTTCCGGTGACGTTGGTCTCGGGGTTTTTCGGGGCAGGGAAGAGCGCGTTGATTCGCCATCTACTCGGGCACCGGGGTTCGCAGCGGTGGGCGCTGCTTGTGAGTGATCGCAGCGAGAGGTTGGAGGAAATCTGTGCGTGGGACACCAAAGGCGTCCAGCCCTTTTACTTTGGCGAAGCCTTGGTTGAACTGATGGGGCGATGTGTGGGTTGCTCGTTTCGTCAGAACTTTACGGAGGCCGTCTTGGCGATTGCACAACTTTGGAAATTTGACCGGCTCATTGTTGAATGTTCAGGCCTCACGGAACCGGAATTTGTCGTGGAACTATTCAACGATGCCATGGCCGAGGGGGGCGCACTGGCTTCGGTCGCCTGTCTGGATCAGATGGTGACAGTGGTGGATGGGGAAACACTTTGGGAGAACCTTCATTCATCGGATCAATTGCGGGATCGCGGGTTGAGCAGTGGGGCCGATGACAACCGTTCTATATCGGGGTTGCTGGTGGATCAGATTGAGTATAGCAGCCTGCTGGTACTCAATAAGCTCGATCGTGTTCCGCTGACCAGACAGATTCGTCTTACCAGGTTGCTGGAACACTTAAATCCTGAAGCGACGGTCCTGCGCGGGACGTACGGGGCGGTCCCGGTGGAAAGTGTGTTGGCCGAGCGGCCCTGCCGTCAAGAGCCTGTGAGTTTTCAGCCGGGATGGCTGAAAATGGTGGAGGGGATGTCGATCTCTCCGGCTGTGTGCGATACCCAGTGGACGACCGGCCTCTTTCAGGCGACGCGCCCGTTCCATCCAGGGCGGTTCTGGGAGATGATCAAGGAGGACTGGCCGGGAGTCCTGCGGGTCAGGGGCTATTTCTGGCTCGCCTCACAGCCCGATCGTTGCCTGGTGTGGGCGCAAACCGCAGGGGTGTGTCACCTTGAATGGGTCGGCAATTGGTGGGCGGCTACGCCGGAAATCGAGTGGCCGGGAGATGAAGAGTTTCGCCGCACGCTTGCAAAGGACTGGACTGTCGAGTTTGGTGATCGTCGACAGGTGCTGGCCTTTATCGGGTATCGTGTGGATCTCGAAGAGTGCTTTCACCGGTTACGTACCTGTTTGGTCACGCCGTCTGAAGCGCTGATGGGCGAAGCAGAATGGACGAATTTCGACGAGCCGGTCGTCTTGACCGGCCAGGAAGGCTGGCTGTCCGATGAAGATGAGGAGAGAGATTGA
- a CDS encoding 30S ribosomal protein S18, with protein sequence MSSGRRRRVIDDMTPIDFKNVELLSRFLSETGRILPRRMTGNSLRRQRELARAIKRARHLALLPFAGSRLL encoded by the coding sequence ATGAGTTCAGGGCGAAGGCGGCGAGTCATTGACGATATGACGCCGATTGATTTCAAGAACGTGGAATTATTGAGCCGGTTTCTGTCGGAGACCGGACGGATTCTTCCGCGCCGGATGACCGGAAACAGTTTACGGCGTCAACGCGAATTGGCGCGGGCGATCAAGCGAGCCCGTCATCTCGCATTGTTGCCGTTTGCGGGGTCCCGGTTGCTGTAA